One Streptomyces lincolnensis genomic region harbors:
- a CDS encoding 1-hydroxy-2-methyl-2-butenyl 4-diphosphate reductase: MSTQPAPAPLLIACALGIERLALRGGDRGQAGGPVTVLRTGMGPEAAEVSVARVLAHPELAGAAVLATGFCAGLAPGMHPGDLVVAEETRHPRGTVRCVGTGLLVEELVRAVPGSTVHTGPLTGSDHVVRGHERSDLFATGAIAVDMESAATLLSAVREGERPVAAVRVVVDAPEHELVRIGTVRGGISAFRVLRSVLPAFYEWHRSLLLPRR, translated from the coding sequence ATGAGCACCCAGCCCGCCCCGGCCCCGCTGCTGATCGCCTGCGCGCTCGGCATCGAACGCCTCGCCCTGCGCGGCGGCGACCGCGGTCAGGCGGGCGGACCGGTGACCGTCCTGCGCACGGGCATGGGCCCCGAGGCGGCCGAGGTCTCCGTCGCCCGGGTCCTGGCCCACCCGGAACTCGCCGGGGCCGCCGTACTGGCCACCGGTTTCTGCGCGGGGCTCGCCCCCGGCATGCACCCCGGCGATCTGGTGGTCGCCGAGGAGACCCGGCACCCGCGGGGAACCGTCCGGTGCGTCGGGACCGGCCTGCTCGTCGAGGAACTGGTGCGGGCGGTGCCCGGGAGCACCGTCCACACCGGGCCGCTCACCGGTTCCGATCACGTCGTGCGTGGTCACGAACGGTCGGATCTGTTCGCGACCGGCGCGATCGCGGTCGACATGGAGTCCGCGGCCACGCTCCTGAGCGCTGTACGCGAGGGCGAGCGCCCCGTTGCGGCCGTCCGGGTGGTCGTGGACGCTCCAGAGCATGAACTCGTCCGGATCGGCACGGTACGCGGTGGAATATCGGCTTTCCGCGTCCTTCGTTCAGTCCTTCCGGCTTTCTACGAATGGCACCGTTCCTTGCTGCTCCCCAGGAGGTGA
- a CDS encoding DUF6380 family protein, which translates to MDNPVQGDATGEKRHATLRWGTASLTATACRGRFTTHGGCSGEGAR; encoded by the coding sequence ATGGACAATCCGGTCCAAGGTGATGCCACCGGCGAAAAGCGGCACGCAACCCTCCGGTGGGGGACCGCGTCCCTGACTGCGACGGCCTGCCGTGGCCGGTTCACCACGCACGGCGGGTGCTCGGGGGAGGGTGCACGATGA
- the hpnD gene encoding presqualene diphosphate synthase HpnD, whose translation MIRTVEWEPHVSAPVLAAYSYCEAVTGQQARNFAYGIRLLPTPKRRAMSALYAFSRRVDDIGDGALADGIKTERLEDTRKLLTRIRAGVVDEDDIDPVGVALAHAAETFPIPLDGLDELIDGVLMDVRGETYETWDDLKVYCRCVAGAIGRLSLGVFGTEPGARGAERASEYADTLGLALQLTNILRDVREDAEGGRTYLPADDLAKFGCSAGFKGPKPPEGADFAGLVHFEVRRARALFAEGYRLLPMLDRRSGACVAAMAGIYRRLLDRIERDPEAVLRGRVSLPGREKAYVAVRGLSGLDARHVTRRTVRRRA comes from the coding sequence GTGATCCGGACCGTGGAGTGGGAACCGCACGTGTCCGCACCGGTACTCGCCGCCTACAGCTACTGCGAGGCAGTGACCGGACAGCAGGCCCGTAACTTCGCGTACGGCATCAGACTGCTGCCGACGCCCAAGCGTCGCGCGATGTCGGCGCTGTACGCCTTCTCCCGGCGCGTCGACGACATCGGCGACGGCGCGCTGGCCGACGGCATCAAGACGGAGAGACTCGAGGACACCCGGAAGCTGCTCACCCGGATCCGCGCGGGCGTGGTCGACGAGGACGACATCGACCCGGTCGGCGTCGCCCTGGCGCACGCCGCGGAGACCTTCCCGATTCCGCTCGACGGCCTCGACGAGCTCATCGACGGCGTGCTGATGGACGTCCGCGGCGAGACCTACGAGACCTGGGACGACCTGAAGGTGTACTGCCGCTGCGTGGCGGGCGCCATCGGCCGGCTCTCCCTCGGCGTGTTCGGAACCGAACCGGGCGCGCGCGGTGCCGAACGCGCCTCGGAGTACGCCGACACGCTGGGGCTGGCGCTCCAGCTCACCAACATCCTGCGGGACGTCCGGGAGGACGCCGAGGGCGGGCGGACCTATCTGCCCGCCGACGACCTCGCGAAGTTCGGCTGCTCGGCCGGCTTCAAGGGGCCGAAACCACCGGAGGGCGCCGATTTCGCGGGCCTCGTGCACTTCGAAGTGCGACGGGCCCGCGCTCTTTTCGCCGAGGGCTACCGGCTGCTCCCCATGCTCGACCGGCGCAGCGGCGCCTGTGTCGCCGCCATGGCCGGCATCTACCGCCGCCTCCTCGACCGCATCGAGCGCGACCCGGAGGCCGTGCTGCGTGGCCGGGTCTCGCTGCCCGGCCGGGAGAAGGCGTACGTCGCCGTGCGCGGCCTGTCCGGCCTGGACGCCCGGCATGTGACCCGGCGGACCGTCAGGAGGCGCGCCTGA
- the hpnH gene encoding adenosyl-hopene transferase HpnH encodes MAMPLRQSIKVATYLAEQKLRKRDKFPLIVELEPLFACNLKCEGCGKIQHPAGVLKQRMPVAQAVGAVLESGAPMVSIAGGEPLMHPQIDEIVRQLVAKKKYVFLCTNAMLLRKKMDKFTPSPYFAFAVHIDGLRERHDESVAKEGVFDEAVEAIKEAKKRGFRVTTNSTFFNTDTPQTIIEVLNFLNDDLKVDEMMISPAYAYEKAPDQEHFLGVEQTRELFKKAFAGGNRRKWRLNHSPLFLDFLEGKVDFPCTAWAIPNYSLFGWQRPCYLMSDGYVPTYRELIEETDWDKYGRGKDPRCANCMAHCGYEPTAVLATMGSLKESLRAMRETVSGNRE; translated from the coding sequence ATGGCCATGCCACTGCGTCAGTCCATCAAGGTCGCTACATATTTGGCCGAACAGAAGCTCCGCAAGCGGGACAAGTTCCCGTTGATCGTGGAGCTCGAACCCCTTTTCGCCTGCAACCTGAAGTGCGAGGGCTGCGGCAAGATCCAGCATCCGGCCGGGGTGCTGAAGCAGCGCATGCCGGTGGCCCAGGCCGTCGGTGCGGTGCTGGAGTCCGGTGCGCCGATGGTGTCCATCGCCGGCGGTGAGCCGCTGATGCACCCTCAGATCGACGAGATCGTGCGCCAGCTGGTGGCGAAGAAGAAGTACGTCTTCCTCTGCACCAACGCCATGCTGCTGCGCAAGAAGATGGACAAGTTCACACCCTCCCCGTACTTCGCCTTCGCCGTGCACATCGACGGGCTGCGCGAGCGGCACGACGAGTCCGTCGCGAAGGAGGGCGTGTTCGACGAAGCGGTGGAGGCGATCAAGGAAGCCAAGAAGCGGGGCTTCCGGGTCACCACCAACTCGACCTTCTTCAACACCGACACCCCGCAGACCATCATCGAGGTGCTCAACTTCCTCAACGACGACCTGAAGGTCGACGAGATGATGATCTCGCCCGCCTACGCCTACGAGAAGGCGCCCGACCAGGAGCACTTCCTGGGCGTGGAGCAGACCCGCGAGCTGTTCAAGAAGGCCTTCGCGGGCGGCAACAGGCGCAAGTGGCGGCTCAACCACTCCCCGCTCTTCCTGGACTTCCTGGAGGGCAAGGTCGACTTCCCGTGCACCGCGTGGGCGATCCCGAACTACTCCCTCTTCGGCTGGCAGCGCCCCTGCTATCTGATGAGCGACGGCTATGTGCCGACGTACCGGGAGCTGATCGAGGAGACCGACTGGGACAAGTACGGCCGCGGCAAGGACCCGCGCTGCGCCAACTGCATGGCGCACTGCGGCTACGAGCCCACCGCCGTCCTGGCCACCATGGGATCCCTGAAGGAGTCGCTGCGCGCCATGCGTGAGACCGTCTCCGGAAACCGCGAGTAG
- the hpnC gene encoding squalene synthase HpnC, which translates to MTGTGRARPGETERGTLDKAAAENFPVAPFFLPRAWRTDLMAVYGFARLVDDIGDGDLAPGGADARLLGVPPAEADDRLVLLDAFETDLRRVFDSTPHHPLLRRLQPTVRRRALTPEPFLGLIAANRQDQLVTRYETYDDLLAYCELSANPVGRLVLAVTGTSTPERVRLSDAICTALQIVEHLQDVAEDLGRDRVYLPAEDMKRFHVQEADLATKTGGASVRALVAYEAQRARDLLNEGAPLVGSVHGRLKLLLAGFVAGGRAAIHAIAAADYDVLPGPPKPGKLRLLREVGVTLRGEG; encoded by the coding sequence GTGACGGGAACCGGCAGGGCCCGCCCCGGTGAGACGGAGCGCGGCACCCTCGACAAGGCGGCCGCGGAGAACTTCCCCGTGGCCCCCTTCTTCCTGCCCAGGGCCTGGCGCACCGACCTGATGGCCGTCTACGGCTTCGCCCGCCTCGTCGACGACATCGGCGACGGCGACCTGGCCCCCGGCGGCGCCGACGCCCGGCTGCTCGGGGTCCCGCCCGCCGAGGCCGACGACCGCCTGGTGCTGCTGGACGCCTTCGAGACCGACCTCCGCCGCGTCTTCGACTCGACCCCCCACCACCCGTTGCTGCGCCGCCTCCAGCCGACCGTCCGCCGGCGCGCGCTGACCCCCGAGCCGTTCCTCGGCCTGATCGCCGCCAACCGCCAGGACCAGCTCGTCACCCGCTACGAGACCTACGACGACCTGCTCGCCTACTGCGAGCTGTCGGCCAACCCCGTCGGCCGTCTCGTGCTCGCCGTCACCGGCACCTCGACCCCCGAACGGGTCCGGCTGTCCGACGCGATCTGTACGGCCCTTCAGATCGTCGAACACCTTCAGGACGTCGCCGAGGACCTCGGCCGCGACCGCGTCTACCTCCCCGCCGAGGACATGAAGCGCTTTCATGTCCAGGAAGCGGATCTCGCCACGAAAACCGGGGGCGCATCGGTGCGCGCCCTGGTTGCATACGAGGCGCAACGCGCCCGCGACCTCCTGAATGAAGGCGCCCCCCTCGTGGGTAGCGTCCACGGCAGGCTGAAACTGCTGCTCGCAGGGTTCGTGGCGGGAGGAAGGGCGGCGATCCACGCGATCGCCGCCGCCGATTACGACGTACTTCCCGGCCCGCCCAAGCCCGGCAAGCTCCGGCTGCTGCGTGAGGTGGGCGTCACTCTGCGAGGAGAGGGGTGA
- the ispG gene encoding flavodoxin-dependent (E)-4-hydroxy-3-methylbut-2-enyl-diphosphate synthase has product MTAISLGVPEVPVRPIAERRVSRQIQVGPVAVGGGAPVSVQSMTTTRTSDIGATLQQIAELTASGCQIVRVACPTQDDADALATIARKSQIPVIADIHFQPKYVFAAIEAGCAAVRVNPGNIKQFDDKVKEIARAAKDHGTPIRIGVNAGSLDRRLLQKYGKATPEALVESALWEASLFEEHGFRDVKISVKHNDPVVMVNAYTLLAEQCDYPLHLGVTEAGPAFQGTIKSAVAFGALLSRGIGDTIRVSLSAPPAEEVKVGIQILESLNLRQRRLEIVSCPSCGRAQVDVYKLADEVTAGLEGMEVPLRVAVMGCVVNGPGEAREADLGVASGNGKGQIFVKGEVIKTVPESKIVETLIEEAMKIAEQMEQDGVASGEPAVTVS; this is encoded by the coding sequence ATGACCGCCATCTCCCTGGGCGTCCCCGAGGTACCGGTCCGGCCGATCGCCGAGCGGCGTGTGTCGCGGCAGATCCAGGTCGGGCCGGTGGCGGTCGGGGGCGGGGCCCCGGTGTCGGTGCAGTCGATGACGACGACCCGTACGTCGGACATCGGCGCCACCCTCCAGCAGATCGCGGAACTCACCGCGTCCGGCTGCCAGATCGTCCGCGTCGCCTGCCCCACGCAGGACGACGCGGACGCGCTGGCCACCATCGCCCGCAAGTCACAGATCCCGGTGATCGCGGACATCCACTTCCAGCCCAAGTACGTGTTCGCCGCGATCGAGGCCGGCTGCGCGGCCGTCCGCGTCAACCCCGGCAACATCAAGCAGTTCGACGACAAGGTCAAGGAGATCGCGCGGGCCGCCAAGGACCACGGCACCCCCATCCGGATCGGGGTCAACGCCGGGTCGCTGGACCGGCGGCTGCTCCAGAAGTACGGCAAGGCCACCCCGGAGGCGCTCGTGGAGAGCGCGCTGTGGGAGGCCTCGCTCTTCGAGGAGCACGGCTTCAGGGACGTCAAGATCTCGGTGAAGCACAACGACCCCGTGGTCATGGTCAACGCCTACACACTGCTCGCCGAGCAGTGCGACTACCCGCTGCACCTGGGCGTGACCGAGGCCGGACCCGCCTTCCAGGGGACCATCAAGTCGGCGGTGGCCTTCGGCGCGCTGCTCAGCAGGGGCATCGGCGACACCATCCGGGTCTCGCTGTCCGCCCCGCCCGCCGAGGAGGTCAAGGTCGGCATCCAGATCCTGGAGTCGCTGAACCTCAGGCAGCGCCGGCTGGAGATCGTGTCGTGCCCGTCCTGCGGGCGCGCCCAGGTCGACGTCTACAAGCTGGCCGACGAGGTCACCGCGGGCCTGGAGGGCATGGAGGTGCCCTTGCGGGTCGCGGTGATGGGGTGTGTCGTGAACGGACCCGGTGAGGCGCGGGAGGCGGACCTGGGGGTCGCCTCCGGCAACGGCAAGGGGCAGATCTTCGTCAAGGGCGAGGTCATCAAGACCGTGCCCGAGTCGAAGATCGTGGAGACCCTCATCGAGGAGGCGATGAAGATCGCCGAACAGATGGAGCAGGACGGCGTCGCGTCGGGGGAGCCGGCCGTCACCGTGAGTTGA
- a CDS encoding polyprenyl synthetase family protein, whose translation MPPASTAARETAVDVAALLERGRTLATPVLRAAVNRLAAPMDTVSAYHFGWIDAQGNPADGDGGKAVRPALAVLSAEVTGAAPEVGVPGAVAVELVHNFSLLHDDLMDGDEQRRHRDTVWKVHGPAQAILVGDALFALANEVLLELGTVEAGRATRRLTTATRALIDGQAQDISYEHRDRVSVEECLEMEGNKTGALLACASSIGAVLGGADDRTADTLETYGYHLGLAFQAVDDLLGIWGDPVSTGKQTWSDLRQRKKSLPVVAALAAGGAASERLGEMLAADAKSNDFENFSEEEFAARADLIEKAGGREWTAEEARRQHTVAIEALNAVDMPDRVRDRFTALADFVVVRKR comes from the coding sequence GTGCCCCCGGCCTCGACGGCCGCTCGAGAGACCGCGGTGGACGTGGCCGCGCTCCTGGAGCGCGGCCGGACCCTGGCCACACCGGTGCTGCGGGCGGCCGTCAACCGCCTGGCGGCTCCCATGGACACCGTTTCCGCCTACCACTTCGGCTGGATCGACGCCCAGGGCAACCCCGCGGACGGTGACGGCGGCAAGGCCGTGCGGCCCGCGCTCGCGGTGCTCTCCGCCGAGGTCACCGGCGCGGCGCCCGAGGTCGGCGTCCCCGGCGCGGTCGCCGTCGAGCTGGTCCACAACTTCTCGTTGCTGCACGACGACCTGATGGACGGCGACGAACAGCGCCGCCACCGCGACACGGTGTGGAAGGTGCACGGCCCCGCCCAGGCCATCCTGGTCGGCGACGCCCTGTTCGCCCTGGCCAACGAGGTCCTGCTGGAACTCGGCACTGTCGAGGCCGGCCGCGCCACCCGTCGCCTGACCACCGCCACCCGCGCCCTGATCGACGGCCAGGCACAGGACATCTCCTACGAGCACCGCGACCGCGTCAGCGTCGAGGAGTGCCTGGAGATGGAGGGCAACAAGACCGGCGCCCTGCTCGCCTGCGCCAGCTCCATCGGCGCCGTCCTCGGCGGTGCCGACGACCGCACCGCCGACACCCTGGAGACGTACGGCTACCACCTCGGTCTCGCCTTCCAGGCCGTCGACGACCTGCTCGGCATCTGGGGCGACCCCGTCTCCACCGGCAAGCAGACCTGGAGCGACCTGCGTCAGCGCAAGAAGTCCCTGCCGGTCGTGGCCGCGCTCGCGGCGGGCGGCGCCGCCTCCGAGCGGCTCGGCGAGATGCTCGCCGCCGACGCCAAGAGCAACGACTTCGAGAACTTCTCCGAGGAGGAGTTCGCGGCCCGTGCCGACCTCATCGAGAAGGCGGGCGGCCGCGAGTGGACCGCCGAGGAGGCGCGGCGCCAGCACACCGTCGCCATCGAGGCCCTGAACGCCGTCGACATGCCCGACCGGGTGCGGGACCGCTTCACCGCGCTCGCCGACTTCGTCGTCGTACGAAAGAGATGA
- the hpnE gene encoding hydroxysqualene dehydroxylase HpnE: protein MTDGTQSEGPRTAATGRSGSGRDAVVIGGGLAGVTAALALADAGIGVTLLEGRPRLGGLAFSFQRDGLTVDNGQHVYLRCCTAYRWFLDRIEGTALAPLQNRLDVPVLDVDKPEGRRLGRLRRDALPVPLHLGRSLATYPHLSLAERARVGRAALALKGLDLADPSLDATDFGSWLTAHGQSARAVEALWDLVGVATLNAVAKDASLGLAAMVFKTGLLSDPGAADIGWARVPLGDLHDRLARKALDSAGVRTEVRTRVTSISTDDNGRWSVQVPGETLTADAVVLAVPQREAHDLLPAGALDAPERLLEIGTAPILNVHVVYDRTVLARPFFAALGTPVQWVFDRTEASGLPQGQYLALSQSAAWDEIDEPVATLRERYLPELERLLPRARGARVKDFFVTRERTATFAPTPGVGRLRPGARTKASGLYLAGAWTATGWPATMESAVRSGVSAAQAALDALGRPRPRHLFAFEEAA, encoded by the coding sequence ATGACCGACGGTACGCAGTCGGAAGGGCCACGCACGGCCGCGACGGGACGATCCGGTTCCGGGCGTGACGCCGTCGTGATCGGCGGCGGGCTCGCCGGTGTCACCGCCGCGCTCGCCCTCGCCGACGCCGGTATCGGCGTCACGCTGCTCGAAGGCCGGCCACGCCTCGGCGGGCTCGCCTTCTCCTTCCAGCGCGACGGCCTGACCGTCGACAACGGACAGCATGTGTACCTGCGCTGCTGCACCGCCTACCGCTGGTTCCTCGACCGCATCGAGGGCACGGCGCTGGCACCCTTGCAGAACCGTCTCGACGTGCCGGTGCTCGACGTCGACAAACCCGAGGGACGGCGGCTGGGCAGACTGCGGCGCGACGCGCTGCCGGTACCCCTGCATCTGGGGCGCAGCCTCGCGACCTACCCGCATCTCTCGCTCGCCGAACGCGCCAGAGTCGGCCGTGCCGCGCTCGCGCTCAAGGGGCTCGATCTCGCCGATCCGAGCCTGGACGCAACCGACTTCGGCAGCTGGCTGACCGCGCACGGTCAGTCGGCGCGTGCCGTCGAGGCCCTGTGGGACCTGGTCGGTGTCGCCACTCTCAACGCGGTCGCGAAGGACGCCTCACTGGGGCTCGCCGCGATGGTGTTCAAGACCGGTCTGCTGTCCGACCCGGGCGCGGCCGACATCGGATGGGCGCGCGTCCCGCTGGGCGACCTGCATGACCGGCTCGCCCGCAAGGCGCTCGACTCCGCGGGCGTGCGTACCGAAGTCCGTACACGCGTCACCTCCATCTCTACCGACGACAACGGCCGTTGGAGCGTCCAGGTTCCCGGCGAGACGCTCACCGCGGACGCGGTCGTGCTCGCCGTACCGCAGCGCGAGGCGCACGATCTGCTGCCCGCGGGGGCGCTCGACGCTCCCGAACGGCTGCTGGAGATCGGCACCGCGCCGATCCTCAACGTCCACGTCGTCTACGACCGGACGGTCCTCGCCAGGCCCTTCTTCGCGGCCCTCGGCACCCCGGTGCAGTGGGTGTTCGACCGCACCGAGGCCTCCGGGCTCCCGCAGGGGCAGTACCTCGCCCTGTCGCAGTCGGCGGCGTGGGACGAGATCGACGAGCCGGTCGCGACGCTGCGCGAGCGCTACCTGCCCGAGCTGGAGCGGCTGCTGCCGCGCGCGCGGGGCGCCCGGGTGAAGGACTTCTTCGTCACCCGGGAACGGACGGCGACGTTCGCCCCCACCCCCGGCGTCGGGCGCCTCAGGCCCGGCGCCCGCACCAAGGCGTCCGGCCTGTACCTGGCCGGAGCGTGGACCGCCACCGGGTGGCCCGCGACCATGGAGAGTGCGGTCCGCAGCGGTGTGAGCGCGGCACAGGCCGCTCTCGACGCCCTGGGCCGGCCCCGCCCCCGCCACCTCTTCGCGTTCGAGGAGGCGGCCTGA
- the shc gene encoding squalene--hopene cyclase, whose protein sequence is MTATTDGSTGALPPRAAAASETDIRISVAAGVHEAAVRATQRATEYLLSRQDAQGWWKGDLETNVTMDAEDLLLRQFLGIRDEATTRAAALFIRGEQHDDGTWGTFYGGPGELSATIEAYVALRLAGDAPDAPHMAKASAWIRERGGIAAARVFTRIWLALFGWWKWEDLPELPPELIYFPKWMPLNIYDFGCWARQTIVPLTIVSAKRPVRPAPFALDELHTDPADPNPARPLAPAASWDGAFQRLDRTLHQLRKVAPRRLRRAAMNSAARWIIERQENDGCWGGIQPPAVYSVIALHLLGYDLEHPVMRAGLESLDRFAVWREDGARMIEACQSPVWDTCLATIALADAGVPADHPQLVKAADWMLGEEIVRPGDWSVKRPQLPPGGWAFEFHNDNYPDIDDTAEVVLALRRVRHHDPERVENAIGRGVRWNLGMQSRNGAWGAFDVDNTSPFPNRLPFCDFGEVIDPPSADVTAHVVEMLAVEGLAHDPRTRRGIQWLLAEQEPDGSWFGRWGVNYVYGTGSVVPALVAAGFPGSHPAIRRAVAWLEKVQNDDGGWGEDLRSYKYVKEWSGRGASTASQTAWALMALLAAGERDSKAVERGVEWLASTQREDGSWDEPYFTGTGFPWDFSINYHLYRQVFPLTALGRYVHGEPFSGAKEG, encoded by the coding sequence ATGACAGCGACGACCGACGGAAGCACCGGGGCCCTGCCGCCCCGCGCTGCCGCGGCCAGCGAAACCGACATCCGTATCTCCGTGGCGGCCGGGGTACACGAAGCCGCCGTACGTGCCACGCAACGCGCCACCGAGTACCTGCTGTCCCGGCAGGACGCCCAGGGCTGGTGGAAGGGCGACCTCGAGACCAATGTGACGATGGACGCCGAGGACCTGCTGCTGCGTCAGTTCCTGGGCATCCGCGACGAGGCCACCACCCGCGCCGCCGCGCTCTTCATCCGCGGCGAGCAGCACGACGACGGCACCTGGGGCACCTTCTACGGCGGACCGGGCGAACTCTCCGCCACCATCGAGGCGTACGTCGCGCTGCGGCTGGCCGGCGACGCACCGGACGCTCCGCACATGGCGAAGGCGTCGGCGTGGATCCGCGAGCGGGGCGGGATCGCCGCCGCCCGGGTCTTCACCCGGATCTGGCTCGCCCTGTTCGGCTGGTGGAAGTGGGAGGACCTGCCCGAACTGCCGCCGGAACTCATCTACTTCCCGAAGTGGATGCCGCTCAACATCTATGACTTCGGGTGCTGGGCCCGGCAGACCATCGTCCCGCTGACGATCGTCTCCGCCAAGCGCCCGGTACGGCCCGCGCCCTTCGCGCTGGACGAGCTGCACACCGATCCCGCCGACCCCAACCCGGCCAGGCCTCTTGCTCCGGCGGCGAGTTGGGACGGTGCCTTCCAGCGTCTGGACCGGACGCTGCACCAGCTGCGCAAGGTCGCCCCGCGCAGGCTGCGCCGGGCGGCGATGAACAGCGCCGCCCGCTGGATCATCGAGCGGCAGGAGAACGACGGCTGCTGGGGCGGTATCCAGCCGCCGGCCGTGTACTCGGTGATCGCTCTGCACCTGCTCGGCTACGACCTCGAACACCCGGTGATGCGGGCCGGGTTGGAGTCCCTCGACCGGTTCGCGGTGTGGCGCGAGGACGGGGCCCGGATGATCGAGGCCTGCCAGTCGCCGGTGTGGGACACCTGTCTCGCCACCATCGCGCTCGCCGACGCGGGCGTTCCCGCCGACCATCCGCAGCTCGTCAAGGCCGCCGACTGGATGCTGGGCGAGGAGATCGTCCGCCCCGGCGACTGGTCGGTCAAGCGGCCCCAACTCCCCCCGGGCGGCTGGGCGTTCGAGTTCCACAACGACAACTACCCGGACATCGACGACACCGCCGAGGTCGTACTCGCACTGCGCCGCGTCCGGCATCACGACCCGGAGCGGGTGGAGAACGCGATCGGGCGCGGGGTGCGCTGGAACCTCGGGATGCAGTCGAGGAACGGGGCGTGGGGCGCCTTCGACGTCGACAACACCAGCCCGTTCCCCAACCGGCTGCCGTTCTGCGACTTCGGCGAGGTCATCGACCCGCCGTCCGCGGACGTCACCGCGCACGTGGTGGAGATGCTGGCCGTCGAGGGACTCGCCCACGACCCGCGCACCCGGCGCGGCATCCAGTGGCTGCTCGCCGAACAGGAGCCGGACGGCTCGTGGTTCGGGCGCTGGGGCGTCAACTACGTCTACGGCACCGGGTCGGTGGTGCCCGCCCTGGTCGCCGCCGGATTCCCCGGCTCGCACCCGGCGATCCGGCGGGCGGTGGCCTGGCTGGAGAAGGTGCAGAACGACGACGGCGGCTGGGGCGAGGACCTGCGCTCCTACAAGTACGTCAAGGAGTGGAGCGGCCGCGGCGCCTCCACCGCCTCGCAGACGGCCTGGGCGCTGATGGCCCTGCTGGCGGCGGGGGAGCGGGACTCCAAGGCCGTGGAGCGGGGCGTCGAGTGGCTCGCGAGCACCCAGCGCGAGGACGGCTCCTGGGACGAGCCCTACTTCACCGGCACAGGGTTCCCGTGGGACTTCTCCATCAACTACCACCTCTACCGGCAGGTGTTCCCGCTCACCGCACTCGGCCGGTACGTCCACGGAGAGCCGTTCTCCGGAGCGAAGGAGGGCTGA